A region from the Acyrthosiphon pisum isolate AL4f chromosome A1, pea_aphid_22Mar2018_4r6ur, whole genome shotgun sequence genome encodes:
- the LOC100571036 gene encoding V-type proton ATPase subunit e 2: protein MGAAALPVLIFTAFWGVVGIVLPFIIPKGPDRGVQQLVLMMTAATCYLFWLCCYMAQMNPLVGPKLNQHTILIMAREWGNLIQ, encoded by the exons ATGGGAGCTGCCGCTTTACCAGTTTTAATTTTCACTGCTTTCTGGGGTGTGGTCGGCATTGTGTTGCCATTCATCATTCCTAAAGGACCAGATCGAGG tgttcaACAACTTGTGTTGATGATGACAGCAGCAACCTGTTATTTGTT ttgGTTGTGTTGTTATATGGCTCAAATGAATCCACTAGTTGGGCcaaaattaaatcaacataCAATTCTAATAATGGCCCGCGAATGG ggaaATTTAATACAGTAA